From Spirochaetota bacterium:
GACCAAAAACAGAATTTATAAATGATTATAAATTATCTGAAAGTGAAGAAAATGGAATTCTATTTAAAGAATATAGTTTTAATTATAATTTTAAATATGATTTTTCTCCTGAAAATATAATTGTTCATATGGATATAGAAGGATTAGCTAGTATTGAAATTTTATGTAAAAGGCCTGATGGAGAAATTTTAAGTTTGTACAAAAGAACTGGAATTTTTGAGAATGAACATGTAAGAATTCCACTTGAAAATGAAATTAAAAATACTATTTTTGAATTTGTTAAAAGCTTTGAAAGTGAGACTAATCTTCAATATGTTGACATTTTTCAACTAAAAACTATGGATGTTTTGTTTGGGCAAAAAAAAGAAAATATAACTGTTAAACCTGAAATGCTTAAAGGAAATTATAATATGATTATAAAATGTATTTTAAAAGAGGATACTAAATTAGAAAATGTACGAATAGTTATCACTGGTAAAGTTTCAGGACTTCTTGGAACAGATAATGCAAAAAGAGATATTTTTTCTGGTATAATTGCTGGAATAAAATGGGCTTTAACAATTGGATTATTAACTGCAATTGTTTCTGTTTTTATTGGCTTATTTTGGGGAGTTACAAGTGCTTATTTTGGTGGAACAATAGGAAATATAATGAATAGAATATATGAATTTTTTATAAATATTCCTATGCTACCAATTTTAATAGGAATCTCAGCTGTATTTAAAATTAACATATGGGTTTTAATTATATTATTATGTATTTTTAGTTGGACTGGATCAGTTAGAACCATAATGGCTATATCTTTGCAAATAAAAGAAGAAGTATTTATAGAAGCTTCTAAATCACTTGGGGCAAACCATTGGAGAATTATTTTTAAACATATAATGCCTTTGATTTTACCTTTAACTTTTGCAAATATGGCTTTTGCTGTTCCAGGGGCTATACTTTCTGAAGCTGGTTTAAGTTTGTTAGGATTAGGTGATCCGACTATTGTGACATGGGGTTCAATATTACATGATGCTCAAACAGGTTCTGCTTTTATAAATGGTTTATGGTGGTGGATTATTCCACCAGGATTAATAATGTCTTTACTTGCAAGTAGTTTTGTATTTGTTGGTTGGGCAATGGACAAGATATTACATCCAAAGCTAAGAACAAGATAGAAATTTATCTTGATATTATTTACATAAAATTATTAAAAAAGGGAAAGATATGGAAAAAGTTTTAAGTGTAGAAAATTTAAAAGTTTATTATTATACATCTGCAGGAATAGTTAAAGCTGTTGATGATATTTCATTTAGTTTATCGAAAGGAGAAACTCTTGGCCTTGTTGGTGAATCAGGATGTGGTAAAACTACTACTGGTTTTGCTTTACTTGGTATGCCAACAACTCCAGGGAAAATAGCAGGGGGTAAAATATTAATAGAAAATGAAGATATAACTAAATACTCAGAATTTGAACTTAGAAAAAAAATTAGGTGGAAAAAGATTTCTATGGTATTTCAAGGAGCTATGAACTGTTTAACTCCAGTTTATACTGTTGGGAAATTGATGATGGAGACAATGATACAGCACTATGGTAATGTTGATAAAAAAGAAGCTAAAAATAAAATTATAAAATATTTAAATTTAGTGGGTCTTTCTGATGATATTTATGATAGATATCCGCATGAACTTTCAGGTGGTATGAAACAGAGAGTTGTAATTGCTATGGCTTTGTTTTTAGAACCACATATTGTCATACTAGATGAACCTACTACTGGCCTTGATGTTGTTGTTCAAGCACAAATATTAAATCTTATAAAAGAATTAAAACAAAAGATAAATATTGCTTCTATATTTATAACTCATGATCTTGCAACAGAAGCAGAGATATCTGATAGATTGTGTGTTATGTATGGTGGCAAGATAATGGAAATAGGTTTAAATGAACAAATATATGCAAGGAAAGAGGATTTTATCCATCCTTATACAGAAAAACTTTTAAAAGCTACTCCATTACTTCATAAAAAAGTTGATGAACTTTCTTTTATTCCTGGAACTCCACCAGATCTCTTAAATCCACCTCAAGGTTGTAGATTTTATGAAAGATGTCATGTTAGATTAGATAAATGTAAAGATTTTGAACCTCCTATTAAAGAGATAGAAAAGGATCATTTTATTGCTTGTTGGGTAAGAACTTAAATATTCATGTGTTTTTATAAAAATATTAGGAGAAAATTTATGAATGGAAATAAATCAAATGATAATATAATATTAAAAGTTGTTAATCTTAAAAAATGGTTTCCATTACAACATGGATTTCAATCTATAATTTTAAAGGAAAAAAAATTTGTTAAAGCTGTAGATGGAATAAGTTTTGAAGTAAGAAAAGGAGAAACATTTGCTATTATTGGAGAATCTGGATCTGGGAAAACTACAACTGGAAAACTTATTATGAGATTAATCGAACCTACAGATGGTCAAATAATATTTAATGGTAGAAATATTGCTCATATAAAGGGAAAAGAATTGAAAGAATATAGAAGAATGTGTCAAATGATTTTTCAAGATCCTTATGCATCAATGAATCCAAGATTTAGAATTAAAAAAGTTTTAGCTGAGCCTTTAGTTATACATAAAATTGGTGATTTAAAATATAGGTTAGACATTTCAAAAGAATTGTTAAAAAGTGTAAAAATATTTCCACCAGAAGAATATCTTGATAGATTTCCTCATATGTTATCAGGAGGACAACGACAGAGAGTAGCAATTGCAAGAGGAATTGCTTTAAAACCACAAATTATTGTAGCTGATGAACCAGTATCTATGATAGATCTCTCTACAAGAGCAGAAATTCTTGCGATGATGAGAAGCTTACAGAAAGAGATGAATTTAACTTATATTTATATTACTCATGATTTATCTACTGCAAGGTATTTTGCTGATAGAGTTGCAGTAATGTATCTTGGAAAGATTGTTGAAATGGGGAATATAGATGAAGTAATAGATAACCCTATTCATCCTTATACAAGAACTTTAATAAATGCAGTATGTGAACCACTACCTGGAAAAGTAAAAACATTAAAGGATATAAAAATTAAAGGGGAAATACCTTCTGCAGCTAATATACCATCTGGGTGTAGATTCCATACAAGATGTATTTTTGCGGAGAGAGAATGCTGGGAGTTGGAAGAACCATCACTTATCGATATTGGTAATGAACATTTTCATGCATGCAGAAGATATAAAAGTTTGCCTGAATTTATTTATTCACAATAGTATAAAATATTATTACTTAAAAAAAATTTATCTAAAAAAAATCTTTTATTAAATTATTATATTTATAGTTTTTATTAGTGTATAAAAAATTTATCTATTATGTATTATAATGATGCATTATAATATAAATAGTGTTTATAGGTTAATTTTTTATTATATTAATATATTATGTTTTTTAGATAAATTATTTTTCTGAATTTTTAATGAAAAATTGGAAATTTATTCTTGGTAAACAATTGATCTGTTTTTCCCCAAGCTTTTTGCGAAATATAAGGCTTTATCTGCTTTGTTTATGAGCTCTTCTAATATGAAACCATCTTCTGGATAACTAGAAATACCAATACTAACTGTCATACTGTAAGGAATTCCTTGAATTTTAAGAAGTTCAATGTTTTTTCTTATTCTTTCAGAAATAAAAAAACCATTTTTAATATCAGTGTTAGGTAAGAAAATTATAAATTCTTCTCCTCCGTATCTTCCAACAAAATCATAGCTTCTAAGTGATTTTGTTATTGTATTGGCAATGCATTTTAGTACAAAATCACCTTTTTGATGTCCAAAAGTATCATTAATTTTTTTAAAATCATCAATGTCAACCATTAAAAGGCAGTGGTTTTTACTAATTTCGCTTTTTTCAAAATATTCGAGAGTTTTATTTATAAAAACATCTTTTAAATATAATTCAGTTAACCTATCTTTCATATAGAAATTTTCATTTTTAATAGAAATATAATAATTAGAAATAAGTAATGAAAGTAAATATAAATGATTAATGTCTATATTGGTTTTAATGTTAATTTTTTTATCAAGATATATAAAACCAGTAAGTAGATTTATATCGGAAAAGTTATTGTTGTATAAATGTCTTCTGTAGTATTTATTATTATAAATTGGAATTATAATAATTTGAAAAATTTCAGAATTTTTAAATATAAAATTTTGAGGTTTTGATAAGATAGATAAATCATTTTTCCAAATCATATTAATGGGTTCATTATTAAGAAAAAAAATATTTTTATTATAGTATTCAAATTCAATTTTAAAATCATTGTTTCCGTTATTTTGAAAAAAAATTATCCTATCAAAATTCAAATCATCTAATAGCTGTACTAAAATATTATTAAATGATTTATTTTTATTAAAATTTAATATATAAAAACTATAATTATTAAAAAAATTAACTTGTCTATACTTTATATTTATAAAACTGTTATCTTTTATAAAAGATTCAATTTTACTTAATAATTTATTATAATGTGGAAATAATGAGGAATCTAAATAAACTTTTTCTAAATGTTTTTTATATAAAGTCAATTTTTTTAGGTAATAATTTAGATATTTGTTATTTAATGACTTTAAACACTTTACATATTTATAAAAAAGAAATATTTTAATATAGTTACTTGAAGAAAACCAGTAATCAAGTTCTTTTAATTTAAAATACTTATTCAAATATCTATAAACAATTTCTTCAGATTTATTTGTTTTAGATAATTTTAAATAAAGGATAATATTAGGAGGAATAAAATTTAAATTATTATTATTATTATTTATTGTGTCTAGCAAAGATTCAATAATATATTCTCTTCCTAATATATTATAACCAAAATCAAAAATAATTTCGTATATAAGATCGATATTTATTAATTTTTGTTGTGATTTTATAGATTTTTTTAAAAAAGAAGCAAAGTCTTCTATATCATTTAAATAATTTAAATTAAAATTAATCTTTTTTAAATCAATTTTTAATAAATCAAAAATAATATATTTATAAAAAGATAAAGAAAAATAATATAAATCTAGTATTTCTTCAATTATTGTATGATCTTTTTTAATATTTTCATATATGTTTAAAAGATTATAAAATATTGTTATTATATAATTTTCTTCCTTATTTACAATTAAAAAATTTGAGATAATAATAGAAAATTGTAATATTCTCCTTAAATAATTATTATTATAATATAGATTTTCATTAAAAAGAGAATTAAAATATTTTTTTAATATGGCATTAATTTTATTAAATTTTAATCCATTATAACAGTTTATTGTATAATTACAAAGAGCAAGTGCAAAATAGTTAATATTATGAAGGCTTTTAGATATCTTGAGTGCTTTATATGAAACATTAATCTTTTGTTTTATATCAATTTCAAGTAAGTTCTTATTGTTTAATGCTACAAAATAGAGAGTGTTATCAAATAATTTAAGAGAAATTTCATATGCTTTTAAAAGATAGATAGATGCTTCATAGTATTTTTTACTTCTATAATAAAATGTTCCAAGGTTGCTTAATGCTCTAAAAATAAAATATTTATTATCATACTTTATTGCTATTTTATAAAGATAATTTGAATAAGCCTTTGATTTTTTATGATTTTGTTGATAAAGTAAAGAGTAGGATATTTTATAAATGGAGTTAAGATATAACTCATTTTCTTTGTCAATTTCATTAAAAGAGTAAAGAAATCTTATAAACTTCTTTGATATTTCAATTGTTTGAGTAGTTTTAAAATTTAAAAAATAGTATGAGCTTATAAGTGAATAATAAATTTTTAAATCGGTATTGTTAAATAGATCTTGATATTTTTCAATAGTTTCAACTATATCTTTAGATTCATTAATTTTCCCATATGTTAAAAATATAAATAATTTAGAAAATAGAATTATATAATTATTTTTTAATTTATCTTTCTTATTGAGTAGAAGATCTAGTTTTTCAGTGATTTTATTGCTGTTATTTTTATAATATATTAAATAATAAGAAATTTGAAAAATAATAGAAGATAAATTATCTTTTAATTTTTTAAAATTTAATGTCCTATTTTTAACTTTTTTTAATAATTCAAAATACTCTTTCTCATTTATAAAATGGTTTGAAACAAAATATTTGTATAGAACTTTTTGGTAAAATATTTCAGCTGCAAATTCGTAGTTTTTAATTTCAATTAAATACAAGATAAGTGCATAAATTTCATTATTGTTTAAGTTATCAAAGTTTTGAAGGTAAATTTTGCATACATTTTCTAATATTTTCTTTTTATTGTGTTTTTGAGAAATATATTCAAGGACAAGCATTCTTGTAATTCTAATATCTGCTGGTAAAAATCTTCCTTCATCAATATTAATTAATATTTTATTCTTTATTAGAAAATTAATTATTGGTATGAGATTATGTCCTTCGATATTTTTAAAATATTCAATTTTAGATGGTTTATCAAAATAATAAAAATAAAGAGAAAATATTTTTAAATCAATATTTTGAATTAGTTTAAATATTAATCCAATTTCTTTATTTAATAAAAGATTTGATATTTTTTTTTGGTTAAAAAATATATTATTATTTTTTAATATTAAAAAGTCTGTAAAATTATTTTGTAAAATAAAAATTAATTTATCAAGATTTAAGTTTGCTAAATTTTCTTTTTCCTCGTTTGCAATAAAAGAAAATTTTATTAGAAAATTAACAAAATATTCAAATAAATTTTTATTTTCATCGAGATTTATAAAATGTTTATAAGTTATTATTTTAAAAAATTTTAATTCATTATACTTTAGAGTATTTATAAAAAAAGCAATATTGGAATTTTCAAGTTTATAAAGAGTCATTAAAAATTCTAAACTAAATTTATCCATGTAATCAAAGTTATTAATAAAAATTATGATGTTATAGGATTTTGTGATAGTTTCAATTAATTCTATTAATTCATTTATAATTTTTTTAATTTGGAATTTTATAATATCATCATGTTTATGATATAATTTGTTTATTATAATATTATTATAATCTATAAAGGATTTGGTATATAAATTTTTTGATGTCTTTTCTATAAAATCATAAAGTAAAGAAAATTTATCTGGAGTTCCATTTAAATTTAAAAATATAATATTGTGTTTTATTGATAAATCTTCAATTAAGTTAGAAATTAATATCGAAAGATATGATGGGAAACCTGCCAAGTTTATAATATGTGGGTTGTTACTAAATCGAAAATTATTTTTTACTTCAAAGTTTATAAAAGAATATAAATTATAATTATCATTTTTATATATAAAATTATTAAACTCATTTTTAATATCTTTAATTAATGGTTCAAAAAAATCTATTGATATTTTAAAATTATTTGAATAATAATGTAAAATATAGTTAAATTTTTCTTCATCAATTATAAGTTGGTCTTTAATAACAGGTTCATAATTATAAATCTTAAGTTGATTCGAAGCAATATTGGATAAAAAGTATAAATCTTTCGAAAGGTTAGAATTACCTTTTATTAGAATAAAGTAAGGGTAATTGTTATTATCAAGAATTATATAATCTAAAGAGATATTGCCTATAGAAATATTAACTTTATTAGCCCAATTAACTATAAATACTAATTTTTTTAGAACTTCTATTTTTTCGTTATTATCAAGATTAATTTTTGATAAAGGTCTAAATTCAAAGTAATCAAATAAAATTAAAACTGAATGGGTATTTATATAAAAATCATCAATGTAATAAATTTTTTGAATATTATTAGGTGATTTTATAAAAGGTAAAGAATTATATTTATTTTCTAAATAAAGATCAAATAGTTCATTAAAATCATCATTTGTAATATTATTTAAAATAATTCCTATATATCTTTGATTAGTATTATGATCATATATATATGAAAAAGAACAATTTTTTACTTCAAGAAATGTTTCAAGTATTTCATAAAAAAAGTTAATAAATTTCATCAATTAAATTTTAAATAATTATTAAATAAATTCAATAAAATTTAGTTAAAAAAAGTTAACAAAAATATAAATTACTTTAAAAAAAATTAAATTATTATAAATTGATTTTGGATATAATTTATGAGAAGAAAAGATATTTCTAATTTTATAAAATCTGATTTATTATTACTTTCTGCATCTTTTATATGGGGATTTGCATTTGTTGCTCAAAGAAAAGCAATGGAAAATATAGGCCCATTTTTATATAATGGTATAAGGTTTTTTTTAGGGGCTTCTTCTTTATTACCTTTATATTTTTATGATAAGATAAAAAATCCTCAAATTTTCAATAAAATAGTATATAATAAAAATAAGAAAATAAATTTAAAACTTTTTCTACTTGGACTTATTTTATTTATAGCTTCTTCTTTTCAACAAGTTGGAATTGTTTTTACTGATGCTGGGAAAGCTGGTTTTATTACAGGTTTGTATGTTGTTTTGGTACCAATATTTGGCATTATTATTAAAAGAAAAACAAGCTTATTTAAATTTATTGCAGCAATTATTTCTGTTGTTGGTTTATATTTTTTATCTATTAAAGAGAATTTTACTATTTCTAAAGGTGATTTTCTAGTATTAATAGGAGCTTTTTTTTGGGCTATTCATGTTTTATATATAGATTATCTTGTAAAAAATGAGAACCCACTTAAAATATCACTATTTCAATTTTATATCTGCTCATTATGTTCATTGTTAATTTCTATTTTTTTTGAAAAAATTAACATATTAAAAATATATGATGCAATTATTCCTATCCTTTATGGTGGTATTTTATCTGTTGGTATTGCATATACTTTGCAAGTTTTTGGACAAAAAAAAGCTCATCCATCACATGCTGCTATAATATTAAGTATGGAGAGCGTTTTTGCAGTTATAGGTGGTTTTTTAATTTTAAAAGAAGTACTAAATTATAGAGAAATATTGGGAGTTTTTTTGATGTTTTTTGGGATGATTTTTTCTCAAATATTTAATAAGTAATTTTTTAATTATTATTATTAGCTTTTCTGTATTCATCTATTAGATGGTTAAAAAGATCTTTAATTTTTAATGTGCCATTCTTATCTGTAAGGGTAAAAAATATAATTTTTTTTTCATTTTTAAATGGAAAATTTTTAATTATATTTAAAAGATTTTTCGAATTTTTTAAGTAAATAAAAATAAAAGATTCTTTATTAAAATCTGAAGTTTTAAGAAAATAATCTAATCTTTGCTCCATAGGAAAGAATGAAGCTTCTTCTATGGATTCCTTTATAGATTGAGATAAAGTAATATTTTGATCATCGGGGAAAAAATCTAATATAAAATCATGTTCAAATATGCTTAATAAATATTCTTTTATTTTTAGAAATTCTTCATAGGAAAAATTGTTAATTAATATAATA
This genomic window contains:
- a CDS encoding GGDEF domain-containing protein translates to MKFINFFYEILETFLEVKNCSFSYIYDHNTNQRYIGIILNNITNDDFNELFDLYLENKYNSLPFIKSPNNIQKIYYIDDFYINTHSVLILFDYFEFRPLSKINLDNNEKIEVLKKLVFIVNWANKVNISIGNISLDYIILDNNNYPYFILIKGNSNLSKDLYFLSNIASNQLKIYNYEPVIKDQLIIDEEKFNYILHYYSNNFKISIDFFEPLIKDIKNEFNNFIYKNDNYNLYSFINFEVKNNFRFSNNPHIINLAGFPSYLSILISNLIEDLSIKHNIIFLNLNGTPDKFSLLYDFIEKTSKNLYTKSFIDYNNIIINKLYHKHDDIIKFQIKKIINELIELIETITKSYNIIIFINNFDYMDKFSLEFLMTLYKLENSNIAFFINTLKYNELKFFKIITYKHFINLDENKNLFEYFVNFLIKFSFIANEEKENLANLNLDKLIFILQNNFTDFLILKNNNIFFNQKKISNLLLNKEIGLIFKLIQNIDLKIFSLYFYYFDKPSKIEYFKNIEGHNLIPIINFLIKNKILINIDEGRFLPADIRITRMLVLEYISQKHNKKKILENVCKIYLQNFDNLNNNEIYALILYLIEIKNYEFAAEIFYQKVLYKYFVSNHFINEKEYFELLKKVKNRTLNFKKLKDNLSSIIFQISYYLIYYKNNSNKITEKLDLLLNKKDKLKNNYIILFSKLFIFLTYGKINESKDIVETIEKYQDLFNNTDLKIYYSLISSYYFLNFKTTQTIEISKKFIRFLYSFNEIDKENELYLNSIYKISYSLLYQQNHKKSKAYSNYLYKIAIKYDNKYFIFRALSNLGTFYYRSKKYYEASIYLLKAYEISLKLFDNTLYFVALNNKNLLEIDIKQKINVSYKALKISKSLHNINYFALALCNYTINCYNGLKFNKINAILKKYFNSLFNENLYYNNNYLRRILQFSIIISNFLIVNKEENYIITIFYNLLNIYENIKKDHTIIEEILDLYYFSLSFYKYIIFDLLKIDLKKINFNLNYLNDIEDFASFLKKSIKSQQKLINIDLIYEIIFDFGYNILGREYIIESLLDTINNNNNNLNFIPPNIILYLKLSKTNKSEEIVYRYLNKYFKLKELDYWFSSSNYIKIFLFYKYVKCLKSLNNKYLNYYLKKLTLYKKHLEKVYLDSSLFPHYNKLLSKIESFIKDNSFINIKYRQVNFFNNYSFYILNFNKNKSFNNILVQLLDDLNFDRIIFFQNNGNNDFKIEFEYYNKNIFFLNNEPINMIWKNDLSILSKPQNFIFKNSEIFQIIIIPIYNNKYYRRHLYNNNFSDINLLTGFIYLDKKINIKTNIDINHLYLLSLLISNYYISIKNENFYMKDRLTELYLKDVFINKTLEYFEKSEISKNHCLLMVDIDDFKKINDTFGHQKGDFVLKCIANTITKSLRSYDFVGRYGGEEFIIFLPNTDIKNGFFISERIRKNIELLKIQGIPYSMTVSIGISSYPEDGFILEELINKADKALYFAKSLGKNRSIVYQE
- a CDS encoding ABC transporter permease, translating into MKIKEIFSEFKEFVLEFIKVRVGIVGIIIILLFIILMIFEPLILPYKETNKRWRDIKYWEDNPVGVPPIWYNFFHKMKRPKTEFINDYKLSESEENGILFKEYSFNYNFKYDFSPENIIVHMDIEGLASIEILCKRPDGEILSLYKRTGIFENEHVRIPLENEIKNTIFEFVKSFESETNLQYVDIFQLKTMDVLFGQKKENITVKPEMLKGNYNMIIKCILKEDTKLENVRIVITGKVSGLLGTDNAKRDIFSGIIAGIKWALTIGLLTAIVSVFIGLFWGVTSAYFGGTIGNIMNRIYEFFINIPMLPILIGISAVFKINIWVLIILLCIFSWTGSVRTIMAISLQIKEEVFIEASKSLGANHWRIIFKHIMPLILPLTFANMAFAVPGAILSEAGLSLLGLGDPTIVTWGSILHDAQTGSAFINGLWWWIIPPGLIMSLLASSFVFVGWAMDKILHPKLRTR
- a CDS encoding DMT family transporter, with amino-acid sequence MRRKDISNFIKSDLLLLSASFIWGFAFVAQRKAMENIGPFLYNGIRFFLGASSLLPLYFYDKIKNPQIFNKIVYNKNKKINLKLFLLGLILFIASSFQQVGIVFTDAGKAGFITGLYVVLVPIFGIIIKRKTSLFKFIAAIISVVGLYFLSIKENFTISKGDFLVLIGAFFWAIHVLYIDYLVKNENPLKISLFQFYICSLCSLLISIFFEKINILKIYDAIIPILYGGILSVGIAYTLQVFGQKKAHPSHAAIILSMESVFAVIGGFLILKEVLNYREILGVFLMFFGMIFSQIFNK
- a CDS encoding ABC transporter ATP-binding protein, giving the protein MNGNKSNDNIILKVVNLKKWFPLQHGFQSIILKEKKFVKAVDGISFEVRKGETFAIIGESGSGKTTTGKLIMRLIEPTDGQIIFNGRNIAHIKGKELKEYRRMCQMIFQDPYASMNPRFRIKKVLAEPLVIHKIGDLKYRLDISKELLKSVKIFPPEEYLDRFPHMLSGGQRQRVAIARGIALKPQIIVADEPVSMIDLSTRAEILAMMRSLQKEMNLTYIYITHDLSTARYFADRVAVMYLGKIVEMGNIDEVIDNPIHPYTRTLINAVCEPLPGKVKTLKDIKIKGEIPSAANIPSGCRFHTRCIFAERECWELEEPSLIDIGNEHFHACRRYKSLPEFIYSQ
- a CDS encoding ABC transporter ATP-binding protein — encoded protein: MEKVLSVENLKVYYYTSAGIVKAVDDISFSLSKGETLGLVGESGCGKTTTGFALLGMPTTPGKIAGGKILIENEDITKYSEFELRKKIRWKKISMVFQGAMNCLTPVYTVGKLMMETMIQHYGNVDKKEAKNKIIKYLNLVGLSDDIYDRYPHELSGGMKQRVVIAMALFLEPHIVILDEPTTGLDVVVQAQILNLIKELKQKINIASIFITHDLATEAEISDRLCVMYGGKIMEIGLNEQIYARKEDFIHPYTEKLLKATPLLHKKVDELSFIPGTPPDLLNPPQGCRFYERCHVRLDKCKDFEPPIKEIEKDHFIACWVRT